From a region of the candidate division WOR-3 bacterium genome:
- a CDS encoding Hsp20/alpha crystallin family protein, whose amino-acid sequence MAMAKHLTTWDPFREMVSLRDELDRLFDSVFGRLPRERAETYWAPPLDIEENDDSIVVRVELPGMNKEDIKVSLSGDTLTISGERKQESERKGKTYYRVERAYGKFQRTVTLPAEVEGDKAKASYKAGVLELVLPKSEKSKAKEITIVAED is encoded by the coding sequence ATGGCAATGGCAAAGCATCTAACAACTTGGGATCCATTCCGGGAGATGGTATCTTTGCGGGATGAACTGGACCGGCTTTTTGACTCGGTGTTTGGCAGGCTGCCGCGGGAGCGGGCGGAGACATACTGGGCACCGCCTCTGGACATTGAGGAGAATGATGATTCCATCGTTGTCCGGGTGGAGCTGCCTGGTATGAACAAGGAGGACATCAAGGTGAGCCTGTCCGGTGACACCCTCACCATCTCCGGCGAGCGGAAGCAGGAGAGCGAGAGGAAGGGCAAGACCTATTACCGGGTGGAGCGTGCCTATGGGAAGTTCCAGCGGACGGTGACCCTGCCGGCAGAGGTTGAGGGTGATAAGGCGAAGGCATCTTACAAGGCTGGTGTCCTCGAGCTGGTTCTGCCGAAGTCGGAGAAGTCCAAGGCAAAGGAGATTACGATTGTTGCCGAGGACTAA
- a CDS encoding metal-dependent transcriptional regulator — MLVNHNIYRDKTALGESQENYLEAILILGEKQRPVRIKDIARFLNVSRPAVVAAIGILAQKGLVRHEHYGGVELTAKGRLCADGVYQRHLLLERFLREVIGVSREVAQRDACRLEHALSQETIRGLRRLMQSHRLEPKGNSTTRY, encoded by the coding sequence ATGTTAGTCAATCATAACATTTATCGGGACAAGACCGCCCTGGGCGAAAGCCAAGAGAACTACCTTGAGGCGATTCTGATACTCGGGGAAAAGCAGCGCCCGGTGAGAATCAAGGACATCGCCCGATTTCTCAATGTCAGCCGTCCTGCGGTTGTTGCCGCTATTGGTATTCTTGCCCAAAAGGGGCTTGTCCGGCACGAACATTACGGCGGTGTGGAGTTGACCGCTAAAGGGAGATTGTGTGCGGATGGGGTTTATCAAAGGCATCTCCTCCTTGAGCGGTTTCTGCGGGAGGTCATTGGTGTGAGCCGCGAGGTGGCGCAAAGGGACGCCTGCCGGCTGGAACACGCCCTCTCCCAAGAGACGATTCGCGGGCTAAGGAGGTTGATGCAGAGCCATAGGCTTGAACCCAAGGGAAACAGCACAACCCGGTATTAA